The sequence ATTTCCATAATTCTTTCATAGCCAGTAATAAAATCTTTCACAGATTTTTTGTCTAAAACATACTCAAGTCCAATAAATTCTAGCTCTCTTGGAGCCATAACATAAGCCTCGGTATCAACAAGACCGGTTAATTCTTTATTATTTGATAAAAATTGTGTCGGGTCCATATCAGCTAAAACAAAAGTAGCGAATTGTGGGTTAGGGATTTTCTCGGCCCACTCAGTTATTTCAGGGAGTTTCTCTCTTATTGCAGTATGATCTTTGTAAAATTTATAAACTAAATCCCTCATTGTTTCTTTTAAATGCTGTTTAAATCTCTCAAGTGGAACTTTAAAATGTCCAGACGGACTACCCACGTAGTTTACTTGGTATTGGTGAATTTTAGCCAATCCTTCTCCAAGATCCTGTAATACTGATGGGGGTTGATTTTTAAATGATTGAACCACTGCTCCACTTAGTTTTTCTACCACTACAAATTCCCTTGCAGAAATAGTTCCCATTTTTAACACCTTTGGAATTGGAATGGAAGAAACATCATAAAGCTTATTATTTACTTGTTCTAAGTCAAACACATTTCTCGGATCAATACCAAATAAACTCTTGCAACCCCACCAAAAATCATTGCTTGGTTCTTCACTCATTCGAGAAGAACGTACCACTACCTCTTGCTTGTCTGTTTTCACTAACCACACATCACTTGCGTGATCATCATATCCAGGATGTAACTCCTGAACCTCTTTAATAGATTCTTCAAATAATAATTGTAGCTCCACTAAATCATCTTTCTTGGCAGTGTTTATAATTAAGTCCATCATTTCTTTTTCATTTCTCATTAAATATCCCTCCGCATTTCATAATGAATATAATATAAAGTTGATTCATAATGGAGGGGCTCGTGAATGATGTATGTTTAATTTGTTATATGAAGGTTATAATTTATTCAAT comes from Chengkuizengella sediminis and encodes:
- a CDS encoding phosphotransferase; this translates as MDLIINTAKKDDLVELQLLFEESIKEVQELHPGYDDHASDVWLVKTDKQEVVVRSSRMSEEPSNDFWWGCKSLFGIDPRNVFDLEQVNNKLYDVSSIPIPKVLKMGTISAREFVVVEKLSGAVVQSFKNQPPSVLQDLGEGLAKIHQYQVNYVGSPSGHFKVPLERFKQHLKETMRDLVYKFYKDHTAIREKLPEITEWAEKIPNPQFATFVLADMDPTQFLSNNKELTGLVDTEAYVMAPRELEFIGLEYVLDKKSVKDFITGYERIMEIPDLKSCRLPYRYLYRLLSVQGSVDINVWLNHDKLF